Within the Bacillus sp. FSL K6-3431 genome, the region CTTCTGTATATTCACGCCCTAAATCATTCCATACAGGATCAAAATGCTTGTTCAACAGACGGTAACATTCTTTAGAACAGACATCATCCAATCGGTCCTTTGCCGGCAATACAATTGTTTTTAACTTCATTTATAAGCCCCCCAAATCTTTCTTTTCATTGACTTCACAATCAATCATTACATGAACCGTATCACCTTTATGTTCATTTCGTAGTTTAAATGCGGAAGCAACATCAGCAAGTGGAAGTCTATGTGTAATCATTTCGCTTGTGTTGACAAGTCCGTCTAATACTAACCGCAAACCTTCCTCGAAATATCGGCGGTTGTCAATATCTCTTTTTGGCTCTGTGGATAATATATCTAACCTTTTTTTATGAATTTTAAAAAAGTCAATCGGTTTTTGGCTGGTTCCGATACAGCCGTACATGACTATTTTCCCGTTTTGCGCAGTCGCATCAATTGCATCAATCATACCGTCACCTTCGAGCAAGCATGGAATGACGACATCAAAACCGTCCGGAAAATCATCACCTAAAATATCCATCGTCCTAATATTTGGTGAAGGTATTTTATATGTGTGTGTCGCACCATATTTCTTAGCTAGCTCAAGCTTTTCATCAAACAGGTCCGTAACTACAAGATTACGCGGACTAAATAAACTAATTACTTGCGTCATAACTAGGCCGCTTACTCCCTGACCCATGATTAAAACACTTTTGTTAGGTGAAATCTCTCCAAGTTCCGCAGCATGGAGTATACCTGGCAACACCTCAATCAAAGATCCCTCAATCAATGGAAAATCTTTCGGAAGAACTTTAATCGAGAATGGCGAACAACACACATACTCTGCAAATGCTCCCCATACATACCTTAAAGAAACATGGTCTCCTACCTTAATACCACCTACGTTTTTTCCTACTTTATCGATCACACCGGCAACTTCATGCCCAAGACGAGTTGGATAAGAGATAAACTCCGGCTCTCTGGCACCCCGAAACACTTCAACATCACTGCCGCAAATACCAACCCACTTTACTTTGACCCTTACTTCCCCTTCAGCTGGCTCTGGAATACGCGCTCTCCTTATCGATATTTTTCCGACCTGATCAACAACCGCACACATTTGTGTTCCAGGTCCATCACTATTTACTAACTCTAATGGCGGAACTGTCATTTTTCTTACCATCCATAATCCTCTCCCTATATTAAAGATCAAAGCTAAATCGACCGAATACTTTAAATTATATAATAAGTAGTAACGTAACTTTTGTCAATAACTAAATTAAGTGTCATCATCAAATAGGAGGAGCTTATAATATCATTTCGCAAACACATTTGAGAACGAAAGACCATATATTCAAATCACAGAATTCACCTATAAAACTAGCATTGATATGGATCATGCAGTCAATATATTTCCTTGTTACACACAATAATATAACAATGGTGGTTCTTTGCCTGTTTTAAATTTTCTGTTATAATGATTTGACTACGCTTAATACTTTTGCGTAAAAATAAACTAATACAACAAGCGAAATTATTCACATAAAGGAGCGAAATAATGCTAAACATTAATAACATTGGGAAACAAAAAGGGAGCAAAGAGAGTATTATTCAAGCTCTAAGGCTAAATGGCCCTGTTTCTCGAATTGAGCTCGCGGAACTTACCGGTTTAAGCAGAGCAACTATTTCGATTGCAGCTGCAGAATTAATAGA harbors:
- a CDS encoding zinc-dependent alcohol dehydrogenase; its protein translation is MVRKMTVPPLELVNSDGPGTQMCAVVDQVGKISIRRARIPEPAEGEVRVKVKWVGICGSDVEVFRGAREPEFISYPTRLGHEVAGVIDKVGKNVGGIKVGDHVSLRYVWGAFAEYVCCSPFSIKVLPKDFPLIEGSLIEVLPGILHAAELGEISPNKSVLIMGQGVSGLVMTQVISLFSPRNLVVTDLFDEKLELAKKYGATHTYKIPSPNIRTMDILGDDFPDGFDVVIPCLLEGDGMIDAIDATAQNGKIVMYGCIGTSQKPIDFFKIHKKRLDILSTEPKRDIDNRRYFEEGLRLVLDGLVNTSEMITHRLPLADVASAFKLRNEHKGDTVHVMIDCEVNEKKDLGGL